From Nicotiana tabacum cultivar K326 chromosome 20, ASM71507v2, whole genome shotgun sequence, one genomic window encodes:
- the LOC107783676 gene encoding uncharacterized protein LOC107783676 has translation MATEDEQIGATTTTDNFTAGTATFPTIDHNHPFAMRIGLLGKSKVGFVDGRFPKSKFEPERHNLWEKVNAIVLSWIMNVVRPGLLSSELYPSSDHTVWEDLKERFDKVDGSRILYLHREVHTLTQGTMIVTGYFSRLRELWDEFDTLMPCPGCPCSESKQYTQHFEYQRLLQFLIGLNESYSQSRSQIMMMSPLRSINKSYSLLVNQKSRRNLTSITQVAQVTEALENAVMYSSRNVNNAGNYRPKRNQV, from the exons ATGGCGACTGAAGATGAGCAAATTGGTGCAACGACTACTACTGACAATTTCACGGCTGGAACTGCCACTTTTCCTACTATCGATCACAATCACCCATT TGCAATGAGAATAGGTCTGCTAGGTAAAAGTAAAGTAGGTTTTGTCGATGGGAGATTTCCTAAATCTAAATTTGAACCCGAGCGTCATAATCTGTGGGAAAAGGTCAATGCTATAGTTCTCTCGTGGATAATGAATGTTGTTAGACCAGGATTGTTGAGTAGTGAGTTGTATCCATCTAGTGATCATACAGTTTGGGAAGATTTGAAGGAGAGGTTTGATAAAGTAGATGGCTCGAGAATACTCTATTTGCATAGAGAAGTTCATACCCTGACTCAAGGAACTATGATTGTGACTGGCTATTTTTCAAGGCTTAGAGAGCTATGGGATGAGTTTGATACTCTCATGCCCTGTCCTGGTTGTCCTTGCTCTGAATCTAAACAGTATACCCAACATTTTGAGTATCAAAGACTTCTTCAATTCCTCATTGGGTTGAATGAATCCTATTCTCAGTCTAGGAGCCAAATTATGATGATGTCTCCCCTACGAAGTATAAACAAGTCCTACTCTTTGTTAGTAAATCAGAAAAGTCGAAGGAACCTCACAAGCATAACACAAGTTGCTCAGGTCACTGAAGCCTTGGAGAATGCTGTCATGTATAGCAGTAGGAATGTGAACAATGCTGGAAACTATAGGCCCAAAAGGAATCAAGTTTAG